The Macaca mulatta isolate MMU2019108-1 chromosome 18, T2T-MMU8v2.0, whole genome shotgun sequence genomic interval CATACATGTTTCTGAGTTATTCTGCAACACCAGTTCCTAACCCTAGTCAGTCCTTACGCTTCTGCCAGCCTGAGAATGTTTCTGTTACGTAGCCAAACAAGCCCTCAGACACAGGTGTGTGTGGCaaggagaaaagaatgagaaTTATGTTCGAACAGTGACTCTTAAAATGTGTTAGGCACTTGAGGAACATTTTAAGGTACAGAATACCAAGTTACACACTAAGATTCTTAATTCATAAGGCTGAGACAGATTTGATAATTGACATTTTTAACGGCACCATGAACTTTCTGATACTGGTAGTCTAAGAATTGtaatttgaaaaacactgttcCAGTGGAAATAAATCAGATAGTAAAGGTAATTGGGGTGCATGATATGTACAGGGATTTGGGGTAAAGGGACATTCTCTTATTAACATCAACATCAGAAGGGCATTTCTGATAACCCAAAAAAACACATCATTCCAAATATTATTTGGTAGTAATTAGTTTACTGCCAATTATGACTGTAGGCACAGCTCAAGTTTTTATAAGAGGTGAGACAGCTGGGTTTAGAAGTGTCTTAggtcaaatgaagaaaaatggacCCAGTACCTGGTAAACAACAAAAAGTCATCTGTGAATAAATTAGTAAGAGCTAGTATCTTAGTCTGTCCTTgctgctatcacaaaataccatagataaagtaatttatacagagcagaaatgtatttctcagagttctCAAGGCAGGAAATTCcaggatcaaggtgccagcagatgcTGTGTCTGGGGAGGGCttactctctgcttccaagatgatatgtcttgctgcatcctcacacagtggaagaggaaataaagaaatgaacactgtgtcctcatgtggaGGAAGAGATGGAGGGTGCGGTGGTCTCAACGTGTTCCCCAATGTCCAAGTGCTGGAAACgtatccccaatgcaacagtgttgggaggtgtgGCCAAATGACAAAGCTGTTTAGTTCACGAAGAATGGATTAATGCTCCATAAAAAGGGCTTTTGAGAGTGggttttctgccatgtgaagatataATGTCCTTCCTCTCTGGAGGCTGCTGCATTCAGGTGCCATCTTTGCAGCAGAGAGACTGGGCCctaatctgccagcaccttgaccttggccttcccagcctccaaaactttgaggaaataaatttccattcattataaattacccagggtCAGGTATTGGTACGGGAGCACAAAATGGACTGAGaccaaaaggccaagaagagaCCAAAGCACTATcttcaacctcttttataaggcactaatgTCATTCATGAGAAAAGGACTTCCCAAAtggctccacctcttaatactaccaCATTGGttccaacatataaattttggagggacacgTACATTTCAGTCATAACGGCTGGCTCTAGAACAAACTGCAAATAGGTAATTGGCAAGTCAGGTGGACAATTTAGAAATTGATTTGAACTACCAACAATTTGCACATAATCAATTTTTAGAGCCAGTGGGATGGGTCAGAGTTTCTCATTCTCAGCAACTGACTTtctgggctggataattctttgttttgtgagacaagaggggaggggaagttgtcctgtgcattgcaggatatTTAGTAGCATCCTGATGTCTATTCACTAGATTCCAGCAGTCCCTCCCACTATCCAAGACCAATATTGAAAtttctccagatattgccaaatgtcctgtTGAGAAACACTGGAGTAAGGACATCAGGCCAGGAGAAACGGAGGGTGGAAGAGCCCGGGAGAAACCATCGTATGATCCCTCTGCAAGTTTTACtttgtttaaaatgttctttcatATCAAAAGCTAAACTGTATGTAAGCAAATATGGTAGCAATAAAGCTTCTCATTTATGAATTCAAGACTTTAGTAGACTTATGGGGAAACTTTTTTCCCCCGAATTTGGCTTtggtatttttaagttttaataaatCTAGTTACTGTCATACTGACTCTTGTGCAGCTGGATAAACAAACTCAAGAAACACTCTCAGCCACATCTTCATTAGCAACTCTGCAGGCAAAATCCCTGTCATTTTGAGATGTTTTGTATTCAAAGCAATTgcggggaaaaaagaaaaagaaaaaaaaaaaaagcgtattTCCAGACTCTACTGCCTGCTTTAAATTTGTGGTTTTGTCTTTATTATTGGTGTGGCCTATTACTGCTGGCCAATTGGGCAATAAAATTCGCAGCTTAACTTTGGTATCTGTTTCTAAACAGTCACAGCTGCTATATCCCTAACCTCTGGGGCAGACACTAGTTCTAATATTGCTAGTGGATCGATATAATATACATCTGGCCCTGGTAAGTGGTTCGAGAAATCTGCATCTGAGCTTTCACGGCCAAAGCCATAGCAAAGAAGGGTTATGCCATGAGAAGAATAACAAAGCCATCTCCATATTCAAATGGCTATACTGCGTGAAAGCCCAGGTATTGGAGACCTGCGCATATGAGTTGCTGAATGCACAGCAACTAGTTCTTGAATGTCTTGGccccatttatttaaaaaccacCAGAATAACAGATCATGGACAAATGTGATTTTAGATCAGGGACTTTATGTAGTGTCTAGGCTTGTTTTATGGCTTGTACTTTATCGTTCTCAGGCCCAGAGCTTGAATTTGCCTATCTTGACATACACAATTAATGCAGAAATTCTCTTGAAAATGTATGACTTTCCAGTTTCATGTTTCACTTGAACTAAGTCACCTCAAGGCATAGCTCCAATTATGGGTTGTGCGGTAAGAGGCTTCTCAGCACAGTCAGGAGAAAGAGTGTGTGACTCTGCTTAGCATGTAGTAACCTACTTTAGACCTTCTTCTGTCATAAAATGGGGACGATAATTCATGTTTAACATTCaccaaacatttaataaaaagtgCCAGGCTCTGGGATAGATGTTggataagtaaaattttaaaaagaagaattaaaaaaaaaaaaaaagagagagagaaaggaaggaagaaaggaggggaaggagcaCGAGAAAGGCTTCTATTCTGGAGAATCTGTTCTAGAAAGCACTGTTTCTGTTGTAAGATAGGTGGTTGCGGGTAGGTTGAAAGATAggcaaataaagaaaacagattctcatAAGTACTTTGAAATCACGGAGTAAAACCTCATGTAGATTTAAGATCCTTTTATATAGAAAGAAATCCCCAGAGCAATAGACTGCACTGTTCTTCACTTACATTAAAATAAGATACTGCTCTAGGATTCTGAATTTAGCAGCTGTTGGTACGTGTGTCTCTTGCCACACTCATAAAGGTTTTTAATGTACAATAACATAGCATATAGCTCATCCCTTCTATGGTCGGATGCATTATTTATAATTAACTAACTTTGTACCATCTTCATGTGTGGAAGGAGCAATAATTGCAGCTATCCATTTTTAGTTCACAGGAAACAAGACTCTCTTCATTTTTAATAGTGCCATTTACCTACCACCCTTTCTGCCAATGATTTGAATTGTTCAGCTGTggctcttgttttattttaatgcattcaTATTTTACCACTATGAAAAGATGTCTGTTCAAAATGAATTTGTCTGAAAGTTCATCTGAGAACGCTGGGAGGCTAGCTGCATCCCCACTGCTTCAGCACAGATGCATGGGGCAGAGCTGAAAGGCCACAATGTCTGTACCTGAATTCATTCTTCTGTAAAGTGAAAATGATCATATtgatatttcaaaatctgaaaacaatATTGGAAGAATATTTGCCTGGCAGATGTTCGTGCATTAATTCTCTCTGACTCACCTTGCCCTTGCATCATGATATACTTTGGATCCATAGAAATAACCCTACCCACACACTTTGTTCTGAGAAATGTTCTGTACATCTACTAGCTGTGTTTACTAACCGTAAATTCTAGGGTCCCCTCTGCAAATAGATAGGAATCTCTGGAGTCAGCTCCCCCTCTCCCCCAACTCTACTCTCTCATAAATGAGGTTGGAGGCCATGGGTCCTCTTCCTCTATCAGGGATCACGTAGAGGCACAATCCAGATTTTACAGGAAGTTGTGTCTGAAGAGGATCCTTGTTTGGGAATGAACCTCAGTGGAGGAGACGAGGCTCTGTATCAGCCCAATTGTTAAAGGTTCAACTCATTTCAAAGGAGATATAGTACTTACAAAGGGGACTTGAGTGCTACTCATGACTCGAAGGAGTTTTGAATAGGGTACAGGAGTCAACCAGTTGAAACAGAAAGCATAAAATATACAACCTAAAGGGCTGAATATTGGTACAAATGATATAGTTCTGGAGCAATACATTCTGGCTAGGGAAACTCAGGAGTTATTTACAGAAGAATGTAAACATCTGAATTGAGGCCAGGATGATCAGATAATTTCAAGAGTCAGAAAAATTGTAAGTAGTAAGTGGGGTGGTTGGGTAAAGGACACTGTGAGGGAAGGAATGGAATAAGCATAGTTACTGAAGCGCCCAAGCAAAAGCAAGCGTGGCCATTCGGACTGGGTTAGGGTTACTACGGGCCAAAGTAGAAGAGTGATGAGGAGTTAGAGGCCACATTTCACCTCAAAGTTAAATGATTTGAAATTTATTCTGCTAACAGTTGTCTACTGTTTGATTTTCACCAGTAAAGGATCCAAgcaagacatttatttttaaaatgttaaaatagatctattaaaaattaccaaaatagtATGGGAAATGAAGAGACTGAACGAGTTACTAATCCCCAACTGGGAATGAAATTGTTCATTTGTGAAGCTTGATATTTCCCTGTATTTTTATTACTACTAAGCTATTATTTTTGACATTTGAGGTCAGACCTTGGGTTGGTTTATGCCAAAGTGTCATCTCAGCTATCTGCGAGAAGTTCCATATGTGGAGTACAACAGGAGTCCCAGCCTGCTCTAGGATTTCCACGCCCTGGCACTGCACTCACATGTCGCAGTAACCGGGGCACACTGCCTTCTCCTGTCTGCATGTAGGTCTTTACCGTATACCAGGTCCCATTTTTAAAAGAGGCTCCTTCTACTTGTTTGTTCCATGCTTCCCTTATTTATACTGCCTGAGGAATTGTTTTCCATCAGTAAACCTGATtagtcttttctgttttcccttgATCTTTGTTAGCATCTGGGCTACAGAAGTTGTTCTCCCATATTAATCTGAgtattttggttttgcttttccaAAGGACAGCAAGCTCAGCCAAGCTGCCTCTCAGTTCCAAGGGACTGCTcgttccctccctccccagcccttgCTCTTTCCAAAAGGATAATTTCTGTCGTCCCAGGGCTTATCCCCTCCCACTCCAGCTCCTCCCATCATTTGAGTCAATCCCACAGCCCCCACTATGGCTCTATTATACAGCTGTCCTCTTCCGATAACCAAAAGGTTTTAACGCCAACCTGGCAGCGTCTTTAGACTCTCGCACTCCTAAACTGTCCCCTCCTCCAGTTCGACTCCTCAGGGAGCGCGCGGCCACCGCTGCAAGACCAGAACGCAAACGCCCAGAGATTCCTCCGCTTAGAAACCCGCGGCGCTTGGCCCCGCCTCACCTGCTGtgggccccgccccgccccgccccgcccgcccgcccgccgcccgcccgcccgccgccgcccgcccgcccgccgccgCCCTGCTCACGGCTCCTCCCGTCCTCCCTGAAGCCCCGCCTCTGACCCCGCCCCGTCTTGTCTCCGTCCCGCCCCCCGCCCGCCAGCCCGCGTCTGTGTCTCTCGCCTTCCCTGAGGCCCCGCCTTCAGCCCCGCCCCGTCCTGTctccgccccgcccccgcctgcCGGCCCGCGTCGCCGTCTCTCGCCCTCCCCGGGCCGCGCGGCCGGAGCTGGCACAGAGCATCGGCTGCCGCGGCGACACCACCGCCTGGGGACGCGGGCGCTGCGCTGGATACGGCGCCACCGAGAGCGCCCGCTGCCCGCTGGTCTCTGTCCTGCAATCCGGGGTTGCCCCCACGAGCGTCCAGCGTTTCCTGAGGGCGGGAGTGTCCGGGCGGTGCGGGGCGCGGGGACCGAGCGCGGCTGAGGAGACCGAGCTGGGGCAGCGCCTGTCGGAGCCCGGGGGACGGCGCGGGGGTCTCGCGGAGCCCCGCGGGAGCCTGGCCCTCCGTGCAGAGCAGTTTTCTGGAActctccgcctccgcctcccttGGGGCCCAGTGCGGCGCTGAGCCCCCGTCCGGATCTGCCTGAGGTAAGCGGACTTGGTGGCTCATGGGTCTCaggccctcctgcctcagccccagagCGGGGAGCGGAGCATGGGGGCGGCGGGGTCGGAGGACGCCAGTGAAAAAATGCAACAGGCGGGGCGGATCAGGAAACTCCTAGCCTGAATGTTTCCTACAGAGGGGAGACTTGTCCAAGACTGAAACTTGCTTAGATTCTTCCAGCCGCGGACGGGCACAGAGAGGCGTCTTCCGACACCGGGGTCCGAGCTCCCTCTGGCGGCTCCGCCTGAGGACAGGGACGCGGCCACAGGTGAGCGCCAGGCACGGAGCTACCGCCCCTAGGCCTGGCGCCTGGTCACGATTCGCGGTTCCCCCACCGAGAAAAGTGACTGGTCCGAGTAGTACTCATTAGGAAGATACCTTATGATCCCATGAAAGCTAAACCTTCCCCCGGAATTTAAAATGAAGGTCTTttcaacttttagttttttgtcCCTCGGTCCTTGGGAACAAGGAATAACAAGAATAGTAGGACTCATCTTTCTGTAAACTGCATTTGAATAGAAACATTTAAGTGACTAAAGACACTTTAGTGGCGTTAAACTATAGATATTGTCGGGAGAATTCAATcttgtatattttgtattattagttgCTTGTCGTGTGCTGATGGTCATTGGGTTCCAAATAAGTGCATTTAAATGGATAAGAAAAAAATCCCTTGCCCTAGCTTAGGTTGCAGATAATATGAGATTTCACTgtgattctaaaatttctatcAAGTGATTGCAGAATGTTTAAGCTATCAGTTTATGTTCACTCTCAGCATACCTGGAGCCTcagagaatttttgttttgtcccccacccccagaaaaGAGTGTCATGAAAAAAGAACCGAAGAGAGACCTCACTGTTGCTGAAAGGGGAATTTTCTTTCCCAGTTGGCGGTTACTTCATGATTGGACGAGAAGTATCTAGGTGGCTGAAGAGATTGCATTTTTATGGTTATACACATGAAGCTGATAAAAGAAGATATGAACATGGTTTCTCTTTGTCATAATAGGCTGATGAGTAAGTAAgcctgaaaaatatttgaaatgaaggcaggaattttgaattttttaaaaccaactaAGACTTTGATCACTTGTTGAGGATGTTTCTTTCtcataaatggaagaaaaacattCACAAGACAAGAAGTATAAAACGTTGAGAGGAATGACAACTGAGTCCACTCACTCGAAGAATGTCAGTACTTTATCATCTTCTTTGGGCAAACATACACAAATGCATCATATATGTGTGGTGAACTTATCACCAGTGATGGTTTTCTATGTTAGAAATGACTCTTAATTTGAATTTTGgagtgctttttctctttttttaacgATGTGTGTTCCAAGTCTTTGTGTTAAATAGATTTAAGTAAAGGAAGTAAATGCTAAATTCATAGTGTTTTTTAACTGTACCACTTCCCTGTGTATtatggaaaaattagaaattttaacgTTCTTCGAAGTTTTACTGGAAGCAAAACTGTGCCAGGGACAGAGATACACAATTTAAGTTTTCTCTTTCTGGCAACTGCACTTGCTTAGAATGTACTGAATGTCATCTGGATTTCACAGCATATCAGATTTACAGTCTTTGTTTTATCAAGGCCTTTACTGTATGTTTTATACTAACCAGATGGGAAACACATTCAGCATCATATCTGACATGTATGCCTAAGGGAGGAGCTCCCCCATGGATCATGGCGTTAATGTTTACAGGACATTTACTATTCTTAGTATTATTGATGTTTGCTTTATCTActtttgaggaatctgtgagCAATTACTCTGAATGGGCAGTTTTCGCAGATGATATAGATCAGTTTAAAACACAGAAAGTGCAAGATTTCAGACCCAACCAAAAGCTGAAGAAAAGTATGCTTCATCCAAGTTTATATTTTGATGCTGGAGAAATCCAAGCAATGAGACAAAAGTCTCGCACAAGCCATTTGCATCTTTTTAGAGCTATCAGAAGTGCAGTGACAGTTATGCTGTCCAACCCAACGTACTACCTACCTCCACCAAAGCATGCTGATTTTGCTGCCAAGTGGAATGAAATTTATGGTAACAATCTTCCTCCTTTAGCATTGTACTGTTTGTTATGCCCAGAAGACAAAGTTGCCTTTGAATTTGTCTTAGAATATATGGACAGGATGGTTGGCTACAAAGACTGGCTAGTAGAGAATGCACCAGGAGATGAGGTTCCAATTGGCCATTCCTTAACAGGTTTTGCCACTGCCTTTGACTTTTTATGTAACTTATTAGATAATCATCGAAGACAAAAATACCTGGAAAAAATATGGGTTATTACTGAGGAAATGTATGAATATTCCAAGGTCCGCTCATGGGGCAAACAGCTTCTCCATAACCACCAAGCCACTAATATGATAGCATTACTCACAGGGGCCTTGGTAACTGGAGTAGATAAAGGATCTAAAGCAAATATATGGAAACAGGCTGTAGTGGATGTAATGGAAAAGACAATGTTTCTATTAAATCATATTGTTGATGGTTCTTTGGATGAAGGTGTGGCCTATGGAAGCTACACAGCTAAATCCATCACACAGTATGTTTTTCTGGCCCAGCGCCATTTTAATATCAACAACTTGGATAATAACTGGTTAAAGATGCACTTTTGGTTCTATTATGCCACCCTTTTACCTGGCTTCCAAAGAACTGTGGGTATAGCAGATTCCAATTATAATTGGTTTTATGGTCCAGAGAGCCAGCTAGTTTTCTTGGACAAGTTCATCTTAAAGAATGGAGCTGGAAATTGGTTAGCTCAGCAAATTAGAAAGCACCGACCTAAAGATGGACCGATGGTTCCTTCAACTGCCCAAAGGTGGAGTACTCTTCACACCGAATACATCTGGTATGATCCCCAGCTCACACCACAGCCGCCTGCTGAATATGGTACTGCAAAAATACACACATTTCCTAACTGGGGTGTGGTTACTTATGGGGCTGGGTTGCCAAACACACAGACCAAtacttttgtgtcttttaaaTCTGGGAAGTTGGGAGGACGAGCTGTGTATGACATAGTTCATTTTCAGCCATATTCCTGGATTGATGGGTGGAGAAGCTTTAACCCAGGACATGAGCATCCAGATCAGAACTCATTTACTTTTGCCCCCAATGGACAAGTATTTGTTTCTGAAGCTCTCTATGGACCCAAGTTGAGCCACCTTAACAATGTATTGGTGTTTGCTCCATCACCCTCAAGCCAGTGTAATAAGCCCTGGGAAGGTCAACTGGGAGAATGTGCACAGTGGCTTAAGTGGACTGGTGAGGAGGTTGGTGATGCAGCTGGGGAAATTATCACTGCCTCTCAACATGGGGAAATGATATTTGTGAGTGGGGAAGCCGTGTCTGCTTATTCTTCAGCGATGAGACTGAAAAGTGTATATCGTGCTTTGCTCCTCTTAAATTCCCAAACTCTGCTAGTTGTTGATCATATTGAGAGGCAAGAAGATTCCCCAATAAATTCTGTCAGTGCCTTCTTTCATAATTTGGatattgattttaaatatatccCATATAAGTTTATGAATAGGTATAATGGTGCCATGATGGATGTGTGGGATGCACACTACAAAATGTTTTGGTTTGATCATCATGGCAATAGTCCCATGGCCAGTATACAGGAAGCAGAGCAAGCCGCTGAATTTAAAAAACGGTGGACTCAATTTGTTAATGTTACTTTTCAGATGGAATCCACAATCACAAGAATTGCATATGTCTTTTATGGGCCATATATCAATGTTTCCAGCTGCAGATTTATTGAGAGTTCCGATTCTGGACTTCAGATTTCTCTCAATGTCAATAATACCGAACATGTTGTTTCTATTGTAACTGATTACCATAACCTGAAGACAAGATTCAATTATCTGGGATTCGGTGGCTTTGCCAGTGTGGCTGATCAAGGCCAAATAACCCGATTTGGTGTGGGCACTCAAGCAATAGTAAAGCCTGTAAGACATGATAGGATTATTTTCCCCTTtggatttaaatttaatatagcAGTTGGATTAATTTTGTGCATTAGCTTGGTGATTTTAACTTTCCAATGGCGTTTTtacctttcttttagaaaactaaTGAGATGGATACTAATTCTGGTTATTGCCTTGTGGTTTATTGAGCTTCTGGATGTGTGGAGCACTTGTAGTCAGCCCATTTGTGCAAAATGGACAAGGACAGAGGCCGAGGGAAGCAAGAAGTCTTTGTCTTCTGAAGGGCACCACGTGGATCTTCCTGATGTTGTCATTACCTCACTTCCTGGTTCAGGAGCTGAAATTCTCAAACAGCTTTTTTTCAACAGTAGTGATTTTCTCTACATCAGGGTTCCTACGGCCTACATTGATATTCCTGAAACTGAGTTTGAAATCGACTCGTTTGTAGATGCTTGTGAATGGAAGGTGTCAGATATCCGCAGTGGGCATTTTCGTTTACTCCGAGGCTGGTTGCAGTCTTTAGTCCAGGACACAAAATTACATTTGCAAAACATCCATCTGCATGAACCCAATAGGGGTAAACTGGCCCAATATATTGCAGTGAATaaggacaaaaaaagaaaatttaaaaggagaGAGTCTTTGCCAGAACAAAGAAGTCAAATGAAAGGCGCCTTTGATAGAGATGCTGAATATATTAGGGCTTTGAGGAGACACCTGGTTTACTACCCAAGTGCACGTCCTGTGCTCAGTTTAAGCAGTGGGAGCTGGACGTTAAAGCTTCATTTTTTTCAAGAAGTTTTAGGAGCTTCGATGAGGGCATTGTACATAGTAAGAGACCCTCGGGCATGGATTTATTCAATGTTATACAATAGTAAACCAAGTCTTTATTCTTTGAAGAATGTACCAGAGCATTTagcaaaattgtttaaaatagagGGAGGTAAAGGCAAATGTAACTTAAATTCGGGTTATGCTTTCGAGTATGAACCATTGAGGAAAGAATTATCAAAATCCAAATCAAATGCAGTGTCCCTGTTGTCTCACTTGTGGCTGGCAAATACAGCAGCAGCCTTGAGAATAAATACAGATTTGCTGCCTACTAGCTACCAGCTGGTCAAGTTTGAAGATATTGTGCATTTTCCTCAGAAAACTACTGAAAGGATTTTTGCCTTTCTTGGAATTCCTTTGTCTCCTGCTAGTTTAAACCAAATATTGTTTGCCACCTCTACAAACCTTTTTTACCTTCCCTATGAAGGGGAAATATCACCAACTAATACTAATGTTTGGAAACAGAACTTGCCTAGAGATGAAATTAAACTAATTGAAAACATCTGCTGGACACTAATGGATCGCCTAGGATATCCAAAGTTTATGGACTAAATGCTGCAGGTCAGCAGAAATTTGCACTAATAATACTTCCCAACCCACTTTGTGGATATGAATCAGAAGAGTTTGTTTATtcttgtgtgtgtatgcgtgtgtgtgtgttcagtgtTATTTGCACAGagagattgttttaaaaaatggcacCATATTTGGCCTAGCAGGATTTATTTTTATGCCATCACCTCCCTTGCCTTTGTTTCTGAAAATTTTGTCTGCTAAAAAGTTTCTGCTACAGAGTGGTAGATGAAGTTATATCATGGGGATCAGGGGAGATGGGGAACATTTTAAAGGTTTTTGTCTAACTCTCCTTCATCTGTAACTGTGCTAATATATCTAGAGACCTCAACACTGCTAAAGGCCTTGCAATTGCTGCTTTACCACGCATCTCTTGCTTTCAAGATGGACTACAAAAGTTCCTTATCCTTTTGAAAAGGTCTTCTGACACACTTACCTtgcacaaaaagaaaagaatttcttttaCTGTGTATAATGTGCAGTGATATCACTGAGGAAATGGTGAAAGCTCCTATCAGAACTGTAGGATTTCTTCTGGGAAATACAGATGGAAATACAGAATGAATATGTTTTTCTGAGGTCAGAAACTGACTTTAAAAGCCTCCTTAAAGTTTTTTACTtagaaataataaggaaaaatcTGGGTGCCAAGGGCTGGTAGATCATTTTAGACATGGTTGTATGTTTAAAactcttctttcactttttgtCCTCCCTGAAGCTACAGCTGTTCACCATCACATCTCTCCTACCCTATCCTTTCTGTCACTGTCAAGCAAAACAATCAGTAATTACTAATTGCTAAACTCCCAATATTGTGGGGCATTTTCCTCCCAGATGATTAATTTTGCAGTAAAGACTGACACAGACTtagaatcaaatttatttttctggaattaaCACTCTGTGACTCAAAGTGTTGCCACCGCAGTGTCTTTTTAAACTGGAAACAGAATTGGAAAACTGCCTGACTTATCTTGCATCCCTTTGAATGAGTTTACAGACTGCCAGTGTCTGCAAAAGTTGAAAGCAAATGGGAGATGATGTCAGAGGCATCTGTTTCCTTTACCATCTGCATCTTATTATAAATGTAGTCGTCATAAAgtgtggtttattttattttggtaggATCTGAAATCAAAATGCTTTGCCATTATAAGCCAGTGGAGTAATTACAATGTATTGGATGAAAACGTAAGGCAGTGTCAAGACTTGATGAAAATCTCTGTACAGATTGCAGTCTTCTTCCTGATGTTTCAAACCGTAGTTCCCTCAAGCTCTCTAACACTTGGGAGTGTGTCATTCTGACCTAGATAAAAGTGGTTCTTCCTCAGTAGTTTGTTATTATGGCAAAATGTGCCTCCAGAGTGATAAAGCTGTGGATATGTTACATTCCAGCTAAACCTAACTGGGCTgtcatttttcttccattataGTGTGAATGGAGGCTGCCCCCCCTCCCCCACATCTTCCTTCCCATATCTCTCATGATCGTCCCTCTGTAATGTCAAAATGAGTGAAATTCATGTGAATGTAGGTTGAGAGGGCACCGAAGACCTGAATCTACACTATTATTCTCAAGAAAGATTGTTCTTTCTATCTGAGAGTTACCAGCAAGCATATAAAATGCTACTTGGATGATATCTACATGAATATTGCATGCTACATGGGTGATAACACTATTTTCATT includes:
- the DSEL gene encoding dermatan-sulfate epimerase-like protein; translated protein: MPKGGAPPWIMALMFTGHLLFLVLLMFALSTFEESVSNYSEWAVFADDIDQFKTQKVQDFRPNQKLKKSMLHPSLYFDAGEIQAMRQKSRTSHLHLFRAIRSAVTVMLSNPTYYLPPPKHADFAAKWNEIYGNNLPPLALYCLLCPEDKVAFEFVLEYMDRMVGYKDWLVENAPGDEVPIGHSLTGFATAFDFLCNLLDNHRRQKYLEKIWVITEEMYEYSKVRSWGKQLLHNHQATNMIALLTGALVTGVDKGSKANIWKQAVVDVMEKTMFLLNHIVDGSLDEGVAYGSYTAKSITQYVFLAQRHFNINNLDNNWLKMHFWFYYATLLPGFQRTVGIADSNYNWFYGPESQLVFLDKFILKNGAGNWLAQQIRKHRPKDGPMVPSTAQRWSTLHTEYIWYDPQLTPQPPAEYGTAKIHTFPNWGVVTYGAGLPNTQTNTFVSFKSGKLGGRAVYDIVHFQPYSWIDGWRSFNPGHEHPDQNSFTFAPNGQVFVSEALYGPKLSHLNNVLVFAPSPSSQCNKPWEGQLGECAQWLKWTGEEVGDAAGEIITASQHGEMIFVSGEAVSAYSSAMRLKSVYRALLLLNSQTLLVVDHIERQEDSPINSVSAFFHNLDIDFKYIPYKFMNRYNGAMMDVWDAHYKMFWFDHHGNSPMASIQEAEQAAEFKKRWTQFVNVTFQMESTITRIAYVFYGPYINVSSCRFIESSDSGLQISLNVNNTEHVVSIVTDYHNLKTRFNYLGFGGFASVADQGQITRFGVGTQAIVKPVRHDRIIFPFGFKFNIAVGLILCISLVILTFQWRFYLSFRKLMRWILILVIALWFIELLDVWSTCSQPICAKWTRTEAEGSKKSLSSEGHHVDLPDVVITSLPGSGAEILKQLFFNSSDFLYIRVPTAYIDIPETEFEIDSFVDACEWKVSDIRSGHFRLLRGWLQSLVQDTKLHLQNIHLHEPNRGKLAQYIAVNKDKKRKFKRRESLPEQRSQMKGAFDRDAEYIRALRRHLVYYPSARPVLSLSSGSWTLKLHFFQEVLGASMRALYIVRDPRAWIYSMLYNSKPSLYSLKNVPEHLAKLFKIEGGKGKCNLNSGYAFEYEPLRKELSKSKSNAVSLLSHLWLANTAAALRINTDLLPTSYQLVKFEDIVHFPQKTTERIFAFLGIPLSPASLNQILFATSTNLFYLPYEGEISPTNTNVWKQNLPRDEIKLIENICWTLMDRLGYPKFMD